A region from the Silene latifolia isolate original U9 population chromosome 7, ASM4854445v1, whole genome shotgun sequence genome encodes:
- the LOC141589843 gene encoding uncharacterized protein LOC141589843 yields MDGTKPEPKECLLSPEFGFLKDLRIKDLCLNEGGWNEGLVKMLFTEDSVNKILAIPLSETQSEDKVFWPHTGSGVYSVKSGYGIEFESFFDQFGTERDKVRISEQGRLFCKTKLWRLPGPSTWKIFLWKIISNSLPVGEEFERRGLTWDHQCVLCTGEVPQMESLEHLFRDWEVSARLWAGSPLGIRSDTIRSLKLGDWVINWIKYLERSDRDGLSVLRFVAMLSAIWNMRNNILFRGERLPPSIFYRCWKSMVSLAKSACSKKEKDKLNASWDVEGNEGRCVEFKAIKEGQPVYLVNSGNGCHMKWIMVDAGWDISRLASFGWCLQNEEGIIEYEGKAKGRAENPLQAETKGFKMALEWARMKGILHLEISSDYLQLVNQLAGLGSVHHYIGRFVEEIMELSSYFHCLCVSFVLRDLNCRAHKLAEEARTI; encoded by the coding sequence ATGGATGGAACCAAACCTGAACCAAAAGAGTGCCTTCTAAGTCCGGAATTTGGCTTCCTAAAGGACTTACGTATTAAAGATCTATGCCTAAATGAGGGAGGTTGGAATGAAGGCTTGGTTAAGATGCTTTTCACGGAGGATAGTGTAAATAAGATCCTGGCCATCCCGCTTAGCGAAACACAATCCGAGGACAAAGTGTTCTGGCCGCATACTGGGTCGGGGGTCTATTCGGTCAAGAGTGGTTATGGAATTGAATTTGAAAGTTTTTTTGACCAATTTGGAACAGAAAGGGATAAAGTTAGAATCAGCGAACAAGGGAGGCTCTTTTGTAAAACAAAACTATGGAGGTTACCAGGTCCGAGCACTTGGAAAATCTTTTTATGGAAGATCATTTCTAATTCTTTGCCTGTTGGCGAAGAATTCGAGAGGCGTGGTTTAACATGGGATCATCAATGTGTCTTATGTACAGGAGAGGTACCACAGATGGAATCGTTGGAGCACCTGTTTAGAGATTGGGAGGTTAGTGCGCGTCTGTGGGCCGGATCACCCCTTGGTATTCGATCGGATACCATCAGGTCTCTTAAGTTGGGGGATTGGGTGATAAATTGGATAAAATATTTGGAACGTAGTGATAGAGATGGTCTGAGCGTTCTACGATTTGTGGCGATGCTTTCTGCTATATGGAATATGCGTAACAATATTCTGTTTCGGGGCGAGAGGCTTCCGCCTTCTATATTCTACAGATGCTGGAAATCCATGGTAAGTTTAGCAAAAAGTGCCTGTAGtaaaaaggaaaaagataagTTAAATGCCAGTTGGGATGTTGAAGGAAATGAGGGAAGATGCGTAGAGTTTAAGGCGATTAAGGAGGGTCAGCCCGTCTATCTGGTTAATAGTGGGAATGGGTGTCATATGAAGTGGATTATGGTTGATGCTGGTTGGGACATCTCGAGGTTGGCTTCTTTTGGGTGGTGTCTCCAAAATGAGGAAGGGATTATTGAGTATGAAGGCAAGGCCAAAGGGAGGGCGGAAAACCCCTTACAAGCCGAAACGAAGGGGTTTAAAATGGCTCTGGAGTGGGCTCGGATGAAAGGAATTCTACACCTGGAAATATCTTCGGACTACCTTCAACTGGTGAATCAACTTGCGGGTTTAGGGAGTGTGCATCACTATATTGGAAGATTCGTGGAGGAAATTATGGAGCTATCATCGTACTTTCATTGCTTATGTGTAAGTTTTGTACTTAGGGATCTGAATTGCAGGGCACACAAGCTTGCGGAAGAAGCTAGGACGATATAG